The Pongo pygmaeus isolate AG05252 chromosome 20, NHGRI_mPonPyg2-v2.0_pri, whole genome shotgun sequence sequence TCGCAAGTCACTCGCCCCTTCCACTGCAATCCATGGCGCGCGGAGTCTGATCTGGGAACGCTCGGCCCCCGCGAGAGAGGAACGCGTGCTCCGACCCTGCTTTCGGCCACCCGCCTCCTCTCCGGGAGCACACCGACACCGAGACCGCGGCCTCTCCGGCGTCTTCCCTCCACACTGTGCCGAGCCGCCGCCAGGTCGCGCCTGGAAAGGAGACTGACTATGCTTTCCACCGCTCCTTCTCCAGCCCACGCCTCCTGCAGCCGCGAACTGCATTTCCCAGGGCGTCGGGGGGTCCCGGGGCCCGAGCCCGCGGCACCCTGGGAGTGGTAGTCCACGCTGGCCGCCGGCCTAGCCAAGAACAATGGGAGGAGCCTGGGGCTAGGACCACACCTCCCGGAGACCCGGCAACCCGCTTTCCGGGTCCTGGCCGGGAACCCCGCAGTCCCGGCCCTCGCGCCCTGCCTGCCGGCGGAAGAAGCGAGGCGTCCGGACTACATTTCCCGGAGGCCCCCGCGGCTCGCCCCTCTGCGGCCGCGACGCGGGGTCTGTGCTCCCCAGGCGCGGTCCGAGGGCGCCGGCCGGCCGCGGACTCCCTCTCCCGTGGTGCCCTGCGCGTGGCCGGCCCGGCCCCCGGCCTCCGGCGGCCCCGCGGCGGCGCTGGTTGTTGTCGTGCGCCGcggccgccccgccccgcccccgctctctcccctccccccggCCCTGCGCACGGGCCGCCCCTCCCCCCGCCTCCCCGGCCCCTCTCACGGTGCCAagatggcggcggcggcgggcggcggcAGTTGCCCCGGGCCTGGCTCCGCGCGGGGCCGCTTCCCGGGCCGGCCGCGGGGCGccggcgggggcgggggccgCGGCGGACGGGGCAACGGGGCCGAAAGAGTGCGGGTAGCTCTGCGGCGCGGCGGTAGCGCGACGGGGCCGGGCGGAGCCGAGCCCGGGGAGGACACGGCCCTGCTCCGTTTGCTGGGGCTCCGCCGGGGCCTGCGCCGGCTCCGCCGCCTGTGGGCCGGCCCGCGGGTCCagcggggccggggccggggtcGGGGCCGGGGCTGGGGCCCGAGTCGAGGCTGCGTGCCGGAGGAGGAGAGCAGTGACTGGGAATCCGACGAGGAGGTGAGGCGGTCGGAGGCGTCCCCGGCGCCGGGTGGGGCGGAGGCCGGGGCTTCCAGGGGTCTGGGTTGCCCCGGGGGCGGCGTGGGCAGGCCGGGTCCTCGGGGTTCCTTCGGAGAGACGGGGCACGGAGGGAGGGCGGCTGCATGCAGCTTCCGGGGGAAAGGGCCTCTGGAAGTGGGTAGAGAAGCCCCGGCTGCAGCTGGGCACTCGCGCCCGATGTTGATCCCGCTGAAGTGTCTTGGGCCGATCCTTTTCGGCAGCTGGCAAAGCTAGGGCGGTGGAGGTTTGGGCAAGGACGCAGTGGGGACTGCATGCCCAGCCAGTCGTGGTTGACAGCGGCAGCGTGGCCTTGGCAGACAGGTTGGAGCTGTCTGGGCTCTTACCTGTGGGCCGCCCCGCCGGGCCTCGCAACCTCCTGGTTTCTCCAGGGCCCCAGTTCCTCTTGGCATCTCAGGTGGAGTGGTGGAGGGCTTCCTCTTGGGGCTCGGGTTGAACAGGAGTGGGATGAAGGCCGGGACTGGGCACTCTAGCAGGTCAGAGCTCAGCTCAGGATTTCTCCCCCCAGCCTTTCAGAACAGGCAGGAAGGTGTGGGTTGTGTTACCCTGGACGGTTAATAACAACCTGAGGGCTCGCAGTGGAGCCTGTACGAAAGCCATCTGATGCCCTCCCCGCCCCTCCACTTGCGGGTCCGTGTTCCCAACTTAATTCAGAAATAAATTGTGGCCCGAAAGGGTGTCAGTGGAGGTCCCACTTGGGTCTGAATTAGACTCTGAAGGAATCTGAGTATGGGGCCTGCTGCCTTTCCTGAGGAGACCCTGTCGTCTTCTCTCTTGGGCCAGTGAACCATGGCTTTGGCTGTGCTGGTGTGGTCCGGCACTGGGGATCGGAGTTCAAAATACCTGGCGCCTCCATCCCtagggagagaccctgtcttccACTACCCGTGACCTTTGAGTCTTTTTCGTTCTTTTTAAATAGGCAGGGGTACGCTAAGTGGGAACTGGGGATATTCCTCGATACCTCAGGTGGAACGAGGGCTTTGGCACTGACTGCTGTTTCTCCCCTCCACCCCTGGTCCCCTAAATCAGGAGTTTCAGGGTTTTCATTCAGATGAAGATGTGGCCCCCAGTTCCCTGCGCTCTGCGCTCCGATCCCAGCGAGGTGAGTGACGGGGGAACTCCACCTCTGTAGCGTCACAGGAATTTATCCTCGCCCTTCGTGTCAGCTCTTCCCTGTTCAACTAGCCTCTGTCAGTTGCCGAATGTGTTCTGTGTTCAGAGTCCAAGCTAGTCTGGGCAGCGGGGGAAACACACAAGCAAGACTTAGTCCCTGTCCTCCTGGAGCGCCTTCCTCTGTCTGCAGGGCTGGCTTGATCCATCTCCCCACAACTATTCTCCTTTTAGGTCGAGCGCCCCGAGGTCGGGGTCGCAAGCATAAGACgaccccccttcctcctcctcgcCTAGCAGATGTGGCTCCTACCCCCCCAAAGACCCCTGCCCGGAAACGGGGTGAGGAAGGCACAGAACGGATGGTGCAGGCACTGACTGAACTTCTCCGGCGGGCCCAGGCACCCCCAGCACCCCGGAGCCGGGCATGTGAGCCCTCCACCCCCCGGCGGTCTCGGGGACGGCCCCCAGGACGGCCAGCAGGCCCCTGTAGGAGGAAGCAGCAAGCAGTAGTGGTGGCAGAAGCAGCTGTGACAATCCCCAAACCTGAGCCCCCACCTCCTGTGGTTCCAGTGAAACACCAGACTGGCAGCTGGAAGTGCAAGGAGGGGCCCGGTCCAGGACCTGGGACCCCGAGGCGTGGAGGACAGTCAAGCCGCGGAGGCCGTGGAGGCAGGGGCCGCGGCCGAGGTGGTGGGCTCCCCTTTGTGATCAAGTTTGTTTCAAGGGCCAAAAAAGTAAAGATGGGACAATTGTCCTTGGGACTCGAATCAGGTCAAGGTCAAGGTCAACATGAGGAAAGTTGGCAGGATGCCCCCCAAAGAAGAGTTGGATCTGGACAGGGAGGGAGCCCTTGCTGGAAAAAGCAGGAACAGAAGCTGGATGacgaggaagaagagaagaaagaagaagaagaaaaagacaaggaggagggagaagaaaaggaagaaagagctgTAGCTGAGGAGATGATGCCAGCTGCGGAAAAGGAAGAGGCAAAGCTGCCACCACCACCTCTGACTCCTCCAGCCCCTTCACCTCCTCCACCCCTCCCACCCCCTTCGACATCTCCTCCACCCCCACTCTGccctccaccaccacccccagtgTCCCCACCACCTCTACCATCCCCTCCACCGCCTCCTGCCCAAGAGGAGCAGGAAGAATCCCCtcctcctgtggtcccagctacgtgcTCCAGGAAGAGGGGCCGGCCTCCCCTGACTCCCAGCCAGCGGGCAGAGCGGGAAGCTGCTCGGGCAGGGCCAGAGGGCACCTCTCCTCCCACTCCAACCCCCAGCACCACCACGGGAGGCCCTCCGGAAGACAGTCCCACCGTGGCCCCCAAAAGCACCACCTTCCTGAAGAATATCCGGCAGTTTATTATGCCTGTGGTGAGTGCCCGCTCCTCTCGTGTCATCAAGACACCCCGGCGATTTATGGATGAAGACCCCCCCAAACCCCCAAAGGTGGAGGTCTCACCTGTTCTGCGACCTCCCATCACCACCTCCCCACCTGTTCCCCAGGAGCCAGCACCAGTCCCCTCTCCACCACGTGCCCCAACTCCTCCATCTACCCCAGTCCCACTCCCTGAGAAGAGACGGTCCATCCTAAGGGAACCCACATTTCGCTGGACCTCACTGACCCGGGAGCTGCCCCCTCCTCCCCCGgcccctccacctcccccagtcccctccccaccccctgctccTGCCACCTCCTCCCGGAGGCCCCTACTCCTTCGGGCCCCTCAGTTTACCCCAAGCGAAGCCCACCTGAAGATCTACGAATCGGTGCTTACTCCTCCTCCTCTTGGGGCTCCTGAAGCCCCTGAGCCAGAGCCTCCTCCTGCCGATGACTCTCCAGCTGAGCCTGAGCCTCGGGCAGTGGGCCGcaccaaccacctcagcctgcctCGATTCGCCCCTGTGGTCGCCACTCCTGTTAAGGCCGAGGTGTCCCCTCATGGGGCTCCAGCTCTGAGCAACGGGCCACAGACACAGGCTCAGCTACTGCAGCCCCTGCAGGCCTTGCAAACCCAGCTCCTGCCCCAGGCACTACCGCCACCACAGCCACAGCTGCAGCCACCGCCGTCACCACAGCAGATGCCTCCCCTGGAAAAAGCCCGGATTGCGGGCCTGGGTTCCTTGCCGCTGTCTGGGGTAGAGGAGAAGATGTTCAGCCTCCTCAAGAGAGCCAAAGTGCAGCTATTCAAGAttgaccagcagcagcagcagaaggtgGCAGCTTCCATGCCGGTGAGCATGGTCCCTGGGCCCAGCGGCACACCCAGCCATCCAGCCTCCATTCTTTGCAACCCCCTAACCTTCCATCTCCTTGGACACTTTCCAGCATTGCGGGGAACCCTCAGAACCCGCCTTTCTGTGATCCCCCACTTTCCTTTGTTCCTCCCCAGACCTGGCCCTTCTCTGTGCTAGTTCCCTGtctctatctttcttttttttttgagaccgagtctcactttgtccaggaaggagtacagtggcgtgatctcggctcactgcagccttcgcctcccaggttcaagagattctcctgcctcagtctctcgagtagttgggactacaggtgcccatcaccacgcctggctaatttttgtatttttagtagagacagggtttcaccacattggccaggctggtcttgaactcctgacctcgtgatctgcccgtctcggcctcccaaagtgctgggattacaggcatcagccaccacacccagctccctGTCCCTATCTTTCTTCACTGTCCAGCCCCTGACCCTGTTTATTCCCTGCCAGCTGACCCCTGGAGGGCAGATGGAGGAGTTGGCCGGGGCTGTCAAGCAGATCTCCGACAGAGGCCCTGTCCGGTCTGAAGATGAGTCGGTGGAAGCTAAGAGAGAGCGGCCCTCAGTATGCATCGGGAGGAGGGCCCTGAAGAAGACTGGCGGGAGGAGCGGGGCTGCAGGAGCACAAGCTGCCCACACACACTCCGATTTCTCCCCCAGGGTCCCGAGTCCCCTGTGCAAGGTCCCCGCATCAAACATGTCTGCCGTCATGCTGCTGTGGCCCTGGGTCAGGCCCGGGCCATGGTGCCTGAAGATGTCCCTCGCCTCAGTGCCCTCCCTCTCCGGGATCGGCAGGACCTCGCCACAGAGGGTAGGTGGGGAGACTGGACAGCCATGTCAGGTTTGGGGATGACCCCACACTTGGGTGACATGCACCAAGAGCCTAGGAGAGAGGGAGCCAAGTCAGGTGCTCGGGGGTTAGGTGGCAAGTGGGCTGGAGTGCTAGGTCCTAGAGCAACTTCATTTGGGGGCACCAGGAACCTGGTGCTGTGAGAAAGCGAGAGCCAGGTTGTGGGAAAGCAGGGAAGTGAGGTAGAAGCCTGGTGGCTTTGTGGCTCCATCCTCTCCTCCCTGCCTGCTGCAATAGATACATCATCGGCGTCCGAGACTGAGAGTGTCCCGTCACGGTCCCGGCGGGGAAAGGTGGAGGCAGCAGGTCCTGGGGGAGAATCAGAGCCCACAGGTTCTGGAGGGACCCTGGCCCACACACCCCGGCGCTCATTGCCCTCCCATCATGGCAAGAAGATGCGCATGGCTCGATGTGGACACTGTCGGGGCTGCCTACGTGTGCAGGACTGTGGGTCCTGTGTCAACTGCCTAGACAAGCCCAAGTTTGGGGGCCCCAACACCAAGAAGCAGTGCTGTGTGTGAGTAGCTGGGGCGTGGCCTCGTTCCCGTGGTTGTTGGTCCCCTAGGCTTCCTACCTCGCTCCTCTTCTGCCTGGCCAGAGCAGTGGGGTTGGCATTCTTGTGGAGAGCTTCCTCTCTTCCCCCAGACCACCAGTCCCCTACCCTGGTGACGTGCTGCTCCCCTCCGCAGATACCGGAAGTGTGACAAAATAGAGGCTCGGAAGATGGAACGACTGGCTAAAAAAGGTGACGAGCTTTAAGGAGCATTTCTTTTCAAAACCGTGTTAGAGTTTATGCCGCGGAGGGAGCTGTTTTTCTTTGCTCCCCTCCCTTGCGGCTCACCTTCTCTGTCTTCTCCGTTGTGTGCTTTCATAGCTCCCGCGTTCATTCCCTGCCCCGCTGCTTTCTGGCTTCTCTCCCAGTGTCCCGTGTCCCTGGCTGAGCTCAAATCCTACTAAGTCCCCTGTTCCCGCAGGCCGGACGATAGTGAAGACGCTGTTGCCCTGGGATTCCGATGaatctcctgaggcctcccctggtCCTCCAGGCCCACGCCGGGGGGCGGGAGCTGGGGGGCCCCGGGAGGAGGTGGTGGCCCCCCCAGGGCCCGAGGAGCAGGACTCCCTCCTGCAGCGCAAGTCAGCCCGGCGCTGCGTCAAACAGCGACCCTCCTATGATATCTTCGAGGATTCGGATGACTCGGAGCCCGGGGGCCCCCCTGCTCCTCGGCGTCGGACCCCCCGAGAAAATGGTGCGAACCGCTTAATGCTTTCTCTGTTGATCATTTATTTAGTCTTGTGTCTTTTGTGTAGGAGGGACAAGGCACCCAGACCCAGGGCTCTGTCAGTCTGATAGAGAAGGTGGCTGAGGGCAGAGAAGGAGGCAGTTTTTAGGTGGATGTACAGAACTGGCCTATGAGGTTCTCAGTGAGCCTAATGAGTGAGACTTAAGGGTCATcctaggcctggtgcagtggctcacacttgtaatcccagcacttttgggaggccgaggtgggaggatcacttgagcccaggagttcaagaccagcctgggcaacatagtgggaccccatcccCATAAAAGCAAAAGTTAGTTGtacgtggtggcacgcatctgtggtctcagctgctcaggaggctgaggcaggaggatcgtctgagcctgggagttcaaggctgcggtggGCTATgggtcacgccactgcattccagtctgggcaacagagcgagaccctgcctcaaaaaacaagaaaaagaatcgTCCTGGCGGGTCTTGGTTAGTTAAAGAAGGCCCTGGGAATCCAGGTAACATTTGGGATTGTAGAAGAAGAGGGGCGTGGAAGGGGAGTCACCTCACTGCTCATTGTGTCCTGCCTAGAGCTGCCACTGCCAGAACCTGAGGAGCAGAGCCGGCCCCGCAAACCCACCCTGCAGCCTGTGTTGCAGCTCAAGGCCCGAAGGCGCCTGGACAAGGTCAGCACGGCCCGCTCCGAGAGCCCCTTCCCTCCAGGAGCTACCTGGCAAGTCAGAGTGACAGACACACCTGAGTGTCGTGGTGTGTCCACACAAGAGGACAGGCCCTGAGGGATGAGGCGGGCCTTGCCTGTCTGGAAAGCAAAGGGGTCTGGATCAGGATCTGGGTCCAGTAGGCTGGGGGAAGGGCGGTGAGGAGAGGAGTCTGCATCACGGCCAGGCTGGCAGCTCTGAACTCCCCCACCTTCCCTCCCCAGGATGCTTTGGCCCCTGGCCCCTTTGCTTCTTTTCCCAATGGCTGGACTGGAAAGCAGAAGTCTCCCGATGGTGTGCACCGCGTTCGTGTGGATTTTAAGGTATGGCATTGAGTGGGGCGAGTCACAGAGCCTCTGGTTGGAAGAACCTCGATGACTGTGTCTTTGAGAAGCCAGGTGGGTCTGCCTTGTATGCCTGGCGGCCCTCTGATCCTGCATCCTCTCTTCCCCCAGGAGGATTGTGATTTAGAGAACGTGTGGCTGATGGGGGGCCTGAGTGTGCTCACCTCTGTGCCAGGGGGCCCCCCGATGGTGTGCTTGCTGTGTGCCAGCAAAGGACTCCACGAGGTTAGATCTCCGCCTTTCTTCACAGACCCCCAGATCTCTGTCGGTCCTCACGGCCTGATTCCTTGGGCCCTCTCAGCCGGGTCTCATCCCTTGGCCCTCTGGCCTCATGCTCTGCCCATCATTCACTCCCCTACCCTGTCCCCAGCTGGTGTTCTGTCAAGTCTGCTGTGACCCATTCCACCCATTCTGCCTGGAGGAGGCCGAGCGGCCCCTGCCCCAGCATCACGACACCTGGTGCTGCCGTCGCTGCAAATTCTGCCACGTCTGTGGACGCAAAGGTCGTGGATCCAAGGTTTGGGCCCAAGGGCtggccagggtgggtggaggcCTGAAGGTGAGGGCATCCCTGTGCCAGCAGGTTTTGCCATCTCTGTCTCCACATCCAACAGCACCTCCTGGAGTGCGAGCGCTGCCGCCATGCTTACCACCCGGCCTGTCTGGGGCCCAGCTATCCAACCCGGGCCACGCGCAAACGGCGCCACTGGGTGAGAGATGAGGTTCACCCCTTTGCTTTGTCTCTAATGAGCATCACCACCACTCCCAAACTTGCTCTAGGCTGGGGCTCTCAGGAGGAGCAGGGGTTGGGGATCCTCTTAAGAATTGATTAGTAatgttttttcttcaaaaatttcacATAGGTCAGATTTATATTCAGAATTTGCATGGAGTGGTTTTAGGGGCTTATGAATCTCATGTTCCGTGGGCTCAGAATCCCCTACTGTAGCCTGATGTCTGCTCCTGCCCTCCTCATGTTCCTCCTCCGTGTCTGTCCTGCGTGTTTTCTCCTCTTACCCGTCCCTCCTTGCCTGCTTCCTGCATATCCCCAATTCCTCCTCGCCCATCTCCCGCTCATGTTGCTCCAGTCCAGTGCCTGGCTTTCCCCTAACATCGCCCTGCTCCCCCAGATCTGTTCAGCCTGTGTGCGCTGTAAGAGCTGTGGGGCAACTCCAGGCAAGAACTGGGACGTCGAGTGGTCTggagattacagcctctgccccaggtGCACCCAGCTATATGAGAAAGGTGGGGACCGGGCAGGGGACCTGGATGCTGGGGGCCACGGGGGAATGGCCAGGCTCTTCTACAGGCTTTAGCACAGACCCTCTTTTCTCATGGCTTTCCACCTCGTAGCTATGGGACTACCTCTTCAACTCAGGGAACTCTTCCACAGGAGTCCATCCAGTATGTAAAACAGGGACACATAGCTCCTCTGAGGGTGGTGGGAGTGGAAGGCCTGGGACCCCACTGTCTTGGTGTCTGAGGTACTTCCTGGAACCTCACGTctccattgagcagtttggaagcctTATTCAGGCAGTACATTAGCAAGGCCCTGTGTTCTGCAGAGTCTGAAAAGAGGCCTCATCCtaaggccgagcacagtggctcacgcctgtaatcctaacactttggaaggctgaggcaggtggatcgcctgaggtgaggagtttgagatcagcctggccaacatggtgaaaccccgtctgtactacaaatacaaaaattagccaggcatgatggtgggcacctgtaatctcagctactcaggaggctggtgtACCACTCACCACAGACTTGTAGTGCCCATCCTCGAAGCACTGACTCACAGCTTGCAGGCCGCAGGGTCTTGGGTGCAGTTGCTTCCCATCTGGCCCACACTGCAAAGCGGGCAAGTtagcagggctgggggtgggccTGGCCCCGGCCCATCCTGCCTCCAGGGCCCTCCAGACCTGGGTGCAGAGCAGCAGTGGGCCTGCCACCTTGGAGCTCAGCAGGCCCTGGAGCACCTGGCGCAGGCCCCCCTGGAGGGCCCCACTCAGGGCCTCTCgctcaggagaatcgcttgaacccgggaggcggaggttgcagtgagcggagatcttgccactgcactccagcctgggtgacagagcaagactctgtctcaaaaaaaaaaaaaagcctcatctTCAAGGAGCTTTTAGGGACTGGTAGGGGTCCAAAACAGGGGCATAACGGAGGCAGCTAAGGTACTGCTAATCCCTGAACAGAGACACTCAGGGCTGAGTGGGAACTCCAGCACCTCTgactctttctcttcccttcctctagGAAACTACTGCCCAATCTGCacacgctgctatgaagacaaCGACTATGAAAGCAAGATGATGCAGTGCGCACAGTGCGATCACTGGGTGCATGCGAAGTGCGAGGGGCTCTCAGGTGAGTCAGTGGAGCGCCCgggctgcagcctcaaccctgtggggacccctacccccaccacaggccccaagaGGACTCGTGGGCTAAGGGTCCTTGCTGGCCTAGGGGCTGCTGGGAGCCCTCACATCCTCTGAAACCACTTTTCCCTTTCCCACTTGGCTATCCTAGATGAAGACTACGAGATCCTTTCAGGACTGCCAGACTCGGTGCTGTACACCTGCGGACCGTGTGCTGGGGCAGCGCAGCCCCGCTGGCGAGAGGCCCTGAGCGGGGCCCTCCAGGGGGGCCTGCGCCAGGTGCTCCAGGGCCTGCTGAGCTCCAAGGTGGCAGGCCCACTGCTGCTCTGCACCCAGGTCTGGAGGGCCCTGGAGGCAGGATGGGCCGGGGCCAggcccacccccagccctgctaACTTGCCCGCTTTGCAGTGTGGGCCAGATGGGAAGCAACTGCACCCAGGACCCTGCGGCCTGCAAGCTGTGAGTCAGCGCTTCGAGGATGGGCACTACAAGTCTGTGGTGAGTGGTACACCAGGAGGAGCAGGTGGGTGACAGGAGGAGAGGGCTGGGTTGCGCAGAGGGGACTCAGTCTCTGACAAACCCCCTTACAGCACAGCTTCATGGAGGACATGGTGGGCATCCTCATGCGGCACTCGGAGGAGGGAGAGACCCCGGAGCGCCGGGCTGGAGGCCAGATGAAGGGGCTCCTGCTGAAGGTGAGCTCTTCTGGGGAcgcttgtggggtgggggagtgggacCTTCAGACCTTGCCCCTGCCAGCTCTCCTGGGGAAGCCGGCTCTTCTCATCCTGTTAACCCACTCCCCAGCTGCTAGAATCTGCGTTCGGCTGGTTCGACGCCCACGACCCCAAGTACTGGCGACGGAGTACCCGGCTGCCAAAGTGAGCAAGGCTGGGTAGCAGGAGGGAAGCCGGGGAGTGAGGGCAAGGCCAGGGCATGCAGGGGCCACGCTGGGCTGAGGAGAGATGACCAGAGGTAGGGTCTGGAGCAGAGCTGAAGAGGAGGGTGGTGGAACCCGGGTGAGAGTCCCTGGTGGTTCTAGACTAGCAAAGCTTTGTTTCTGCTTTGCACAGGGCAATGCTGGGGACAAAGCAGTGAGCGAATCAGATTGGGCTCTGCTTAAAGAGCTCATTGTGGAGCCGGGCAGGCACTGAAGACCCAGATGGTCAGGGCAGTGCTGGAGAATACTAGGGGGCGGTGGGGGCCCAGAGGGGGTACCTGCTGGAGCCGAGgtatcagggaaggcttcctgaaagATATGACATCGGAGCAGAGCTGGGGAGGAagaggattccaggcatgaggaGCAGCATTTCATATGTCCGAGGTGGCACAAGAGGGCCTGGCTTATCTGGTGGACTGAGAGAAATTCCACGTAGAGAGGGAGTAGCGGGTGTCATGGCGAGTTCAGGCTGGTTTGTGGATGGGCCCCCGTTCAGCTGCCCTTGTTGGGCACATCAGCTGCTAACCCTGCCTGTCCACAGTGGAGTCCTTCCCAATGCGGTGTTGCCCCCATCCCTGGATCATGTCTATGCGCAGTGGAGACAGCAGGAACCAGAGACCCCAGAATCAGGGCAGCCTCCAGGGGATCCCTCAGCAGGTACTGGGAAGTGGGGGGCCAGAAGCCAGGGCCCTGTGTTGGTGGCCTGGCTCAGGGTCCTGATTCTTAAGACCTCCCTTCACATTTCCTCCCAGCATTCCAGGGCAAGGATCCGGCTGCCTTCTCACACCTGGAGGACCCCCGTCAGTGTGCACTCTGCCTCAAATACGGGGATGCAGACTCCAAGGTGAGGGATGCTCTGTGACACACTAGGTTGTGGGGCCTGTTCCCTGGCCCCCTACATCATGCCACTCCTCTTCTGCCCCAGGAGGCGGGGCGGCTCTTGTACATCGGGCAGAACGAGTGGACACACGTCAACTGTGCCATCTGGTCGGCGGAAGTCTTCGAGGAGAACGACGGCTCCCTCAAGAATGTGCATGCTGCTGTGGCCCGAGGGAGGCAGATGGTGAGGGCGCGGGCCCAGAGAGGCGGGCGGCTCTCTGGCTCTTGGGGAGGCCTCCTCCGGTGCAGACAGCTGTTACTTCACATTCCCTACCTGGCATCTTTTCACTGCCAGGCCGAGGTCTCTTGGTTGCCCTGGGACGTTGGTGCTGATGGCAGCTATTTCCTATGTGGGATCTCTGGCCGTAATGTGGGCCTGAAGTGTGGGAGTCTAAAAGTGAGAAGAGTGCCCGTTGATTGAACCTAGGCTGCATGCTTTCCATGCTGGGTGTCCTTGAGCTCTCACTACATCCCCGTGAGGTTAGAATTCCCCAACTCCTCAGAGTGGTGCCTGGGCCAGGTACAGAGAGCCCTCAAGCACTCTCGGGCATTGGGGTG is a genomic window containing:
- the KMT2B gene encoding histone-lysine N-methyltransferase 2B isoform X2 — protein: MAAAAGGGSCPGPGSARGRFPGRPRGAGGGGGRGGRGNGAERVRVALRRGGSATGPGGAEPGEDTALLRLLGLRRGLRRLRRLWAGPRVQRGRGRGRGRGWGPSRGCVPEEESSDWESDEEEFQGFHSDEDVAPSSLRSALRSQRDVAPTPPKTPARKRGEEGTERMVQALTELLRRAQAPPAPRSRACEPSTPRRSRGRPPGRPAGPCRRKQQAVVVAEAAVTIPKPEPPPPVVPVKHQTGSWKCKEGPGPGPGTPRRGGQSSRGGRGGRGRGRGGGLPFVIKFVSRAKKVKMGQLSLGLESGQGQGQHEESWQDAPQRRVGSGQGGSPCWKKQEQKLDDEEEEKKEEEEKDKEEGEEKEERAVAEEMMPAAEKEEAKLPPPPLTPPAPSPPPPLPPPSTSPPPPLCPPPPPPVSPPPLPSPPPPPAQEEQEESPPPVVPATCSRKRGRPPLTPSQRAEREAARAGPEGTSPPTPTPSTTTGGPPEDSPTVAPKSTTFLKNIRQFIMPVVSARSSRVIKTPRRFMDEDPPKPPKVEVSPVLRPPITTSPPVPQEPAPVPSPPRAPTPPSTPVPLPEKRRSILREPTFRWTSLTRELPPPPPAPPPPPVPSPPPAPATSSRRPLLLRAPQFTPSEAHLKIYESVLTPPPLGAPEAPEPEPPPADDSPAEPEPRAVGRTNHLSLPRFAPVVATPVKAEVSPHGAPALSNGPQTQAQLLQPLQALQTQLLPQALPPPQPQLQPPPSPQQMPPLEKARIAGLGSLPLSGVEEKMFSLLKRAKVQLFKIDQQQQQKVAASMPLTPGGQMEELAGAVKQISDRGPVRSEDESVEAKRERPSGPESPVQGPRIKHVCRHAAVALGQARAMVPEDVPRLSALPLRDRQDLATEDTSSASETESVPSRSRRGKVEAAGPGGESEPTGSGGTLAHTPRRSLPSHHGKKMRMARCGHCRGCLRVQDCGSCVNCLDKPKFGGPNTKKQCCVYRKCDKIEARKMERLAKKGRTIVKTLLPWDSDESPEASPGPPGPRRGAGAGGPREEVVAPPGPEEQDSLLQRKSARRCVKQRPSYDIFEDSDDSEPGGPPAPRRRTPRENELPLPEPEEQSRPRKPTLQPVLQLKARRRLDKDALAPGPFASFPNGWTGKQKSPDGVHRVRVDFKEDCDLENVWLMGGLSVLTSVPGGPPMVCLLCASKGLHELVFCQVCCDPFHPFCLEEAERPLPQHHDTWCCRRCKFCHVCGRKGRGSKHLLECERCRHAYHPACLGPSYPTRATRKRRHWICSACVRCKSCGATPGKNWDVEWSGDYSLCPRCTQLYEKGNYCPICTRCYEDNDYESKMMQCAQCDHWVHAKCEGLSDEDYEILSGLPDSVLYTCGPCAGAAQPRWREALSGALQGGLRQVLQGLLSSKVAGPLLLCTQCGPDGKQLHPGPCGLQAVSQRFEDGHYKSVHSFMEDMVGILMRHSEEGETPERRAGGQMKGLLLKLLESAFGWFDAHDPKYWRRSTRLPNGVLPNAVLPPSLDHVYAQWRQQEPETPESGQPPGDPSAAFQGKDPAAFSHLEDPRQCALCLKYGDADSKEAGRLLYIGQNEWTHVNCAIWSAEVFEENDGSLKNVHAAVARGRQMRCELCLKPGATVGCCLSSCLSNFHFMCARASYCIFQDDKKVFCQKHTDLLDGKEIVNPDGFDVLRRVYVDFEGINFKRKFLTGLEPDAINVLIGSIRIDSLGTLSDLSDCEGRLFPIGYQCSRLYWSTVDARRRCWYRCRILEYRPWGPREEPAHLEAAEENQTIVHSPAPSSEPPGGEDPPLDTDVLVPGAPERHSPVQNLDPPLRPDSGSAPPPAPRSFSGARIKVPNYSPSRRPLGGVSFGPLPSPGSPSSLTHHIPTVGDPDFPAPPRRSRRPSPLAPRPPPSRRASPPLKTSPQLRVPPPTSVVTALTPTSGELAPPGPAPSPPPPEDLGPDFEDMEVVSGLSAADLDFAASLLGTEPFQEEIVAAGAMGSSHGGPGDSSEEESSPTSRYIHFPVTVVSAPGLAPSATPGAPRIEQLDGVDDGTDSEAEAVQQPRGQGTPPSGPGVVRAGVLGAAGDRARPPEDLPSEIVDFVLKNLGGPGDGGAGPREESLPPAPPLANGSQPPQGLPASPADPTRTFAWLPGAPGVRVLSLGPAPEPPKPATSKIILVNKLGQVFVKMAGEGEPVPPPVKQPPLPPTISPTAPTSWTLPPGPLLGVLPVVGVVRPAPPPPPPPLTLVLSSGPASPPRQAIRVKRVSTFSGRSPPAPPPYKAPRLDEDGEASEDTLQVPGLGSGGFSRVRMKTPTVRGVLDLDRTGEPAGEESPGPLLEQSPLLPLLEGGPSQVPDGPPDLLLESQWHHYSGEASSSEEEPPSPDDKENQAPKRTGPHLRFEISSEDGFSVEAESLEGAWRTLIEKVQEARGHARLRHLSFSGMSGARLLGIHHDAVIFLAEQLPGAQRCQHYKFRYHQQGEGQEEPPLNPHGAARAEVYLRKCTFDMFNFLASQHRVLPEGATCDEEEDEVQLRSTRRATSLELPMAMRFRHLKKTSKEAVGVYRSAIHGRGLFCKRNIDAGEMVIEYSGIVIRSVLTDKREKFYDGKGIGCYMFRMDDFDVVDATMHGNAARFINHSCEPNCFSRVIHVEGQKHIVIFALRRILRGEELTYDYKFPIEDASNKLPCNCGAKRCRRFLN